The Malus sylvestris chromosome 8, drMalSylv7.2, whole genome shotgun sequence genomic interval AAGGACCTAAGACACAAAAAGTTAACAAAAACTCTCAATTTTTGTCTAGAATCTTATCTGCAAGATAATCGAATCATTGTTAAAACTTGGATTCGAATCAAAACATTGATTCAGAGCACTAACAATCCAAAATAGTCACAAAGCGAACAATTTCTCAAATAGCGAACATATAGACAGCGCAATGCATTGCGTCAGAGAAATTTTTATCATGCTTACTCTAAACTTTAAGTCATAATTTCCTACTTACCTTTCTCATTCAGGAAATTAATACTAAACATATGTACTCCAAAGAAAAGTCGAAAACCTAGCTTCAAAGTTGGacataaattcaaataaatactTATAATCAATTGAGAATAACTCTAAAATTAAAGCAGCATatccctttctctcttctctctttccgccttatgtcttttatttttttaatttttttttactactgCAGGTCCACTTTCCACTATCCGCCAAAAAGCCTATACCACTttccaattgaaaaaaaaaaaaaattagtctcATTAAGATGGTTTattgcacatgacatgtttgatttatttttcatttcgtTTGTGAATTCTTAGGTACGAATCAAAGTTTatcaaaaaaattgttaaagtGATTGGAGGCAAGTTAAGTCGCacatcattgagtgttgaaccAAAATTGATTGGAATCAAATCTCAAGTCAAAGACATCAATTTGTGGTTACAAAATGGATCAAGTGATGTTGGTATACTTGTTGTGTATGGCATGTCAGGAATAGGGAAGACAACCATTGCAAAACATGTTTACAATTCAAATTTTACAAGCTTTGAAGGAAGTAGTttcattgaaaatatcaaagaaaGAGCTGATCGACCAAATGGCTTAGTTCAAATACAAATGCAACTTCTTTCTAATATTTTGATCGGTAGAGAAGTGAAAATCCAGACTGTTAGTGAGGGAATAATTAAGATTGAAAGCGCCATAAGCTCTAGAAAAGTTCTACttgttcttgatgatgtggACCATATGGATCAATTAGATGCAGTACTAAAAATGAAAGATCGGTTTTATCCCGGAAGTAAGATACTTATAACAACTAGGCGTGAAAGATTGCTAAGAGCACATCAAGTTATAAAGGTGTACAAAGTTGAAACTTTGAATTACAATGAATCACTAGAGCTTTTCAGTTGGCATGCATTTGGCCAGGATCGTCCCACAGAAGATTACATGAAGCATTCAAAAATGGTAGTGCAACATTGTGGCGGACTTCCATTAGCTCTTCAAGTTTTGGGTTCTTCTTTATCAGGGGAAAGCATGGGTGTATGGGAAAGTGCCTTGGAGAAGCTAAACGTTATTCCTAATGGTGAAATCATGAATAAACTAAGAGTAAGCTATGACAGTTTACAAGATGACCATGACCGAAAATTATTCCTCCACATTGCTTGTTTCCTAATAAAAAGGAACAAAAACTACATTGTTAAGATACTGGATGGATGTGATTTCTATACAATTGTTGGCATTCAAAATCTCATTGATAGATGCTTGGTGACAATTGATAAATACGGCAAGGTGAATATGCATGACATGATTCGTGACATGGGGAGAGAAATTGTTCGCCTAGAATCAGAAGAGCCTGAGAAACGTAGTAGACTATGGCACCATAAGGATTCTTTCCAAGTATTGAGGGACAAGAATGTAAGAAACATGCCTTTAATGTCTATATATGTATTTCTTCTTGTGAAAATTATCCATACTAACGTTTCCGCTTTTTCCTTTAGGGTACAAAAAAAATCCAAGGTATTGGCTTGAATATGCATATGCATCCTGCACACAGTCCAATAAACACAAATGAGACAGTCTTGGAAACCAATTCATTTGAAAAGATGCGCAAATTACAGCTACTACATCTTAGTCATGTACGACTAGATGGATGTTATGCAGATTTCCCTACAGGATTAAGATGGTTGTATTGGCTTCAATTTCCATTGGATTCTAtacctattgattttcctttggGGTGTCTAATTGTTCTTGACATGCAATACAGTAGCTTGAGACAAGTCTGGAAAGGAACAAAAGTATGCTGGTCTACACATTTcaatttagttttttattttttgaccaatTGCATATGTTAAAATTAACTcctacacattttttttttaattttacacaGTTTCTTCCATCGTTGAAGATCCTTGACGTCAGCCATTCCCATGCCCTCACTGAAATCATGGACTTCTCACTTTGCCCCAGTCTAGAAGAACTAATTCTTGTAGATTGCACAAGCCTGATTGATGTTCATGAATCCATTGGAAACCTGGAGAGGCTTGTGTACTTAAACGTGAAAGATTGCAAGAATCTTAGGATGCTTCCGAAGAACATGTGTTTGCTTAAATCACTTGAAACACTCATTTTATCGGGTTGCTCAAATCTTGATGAGTTTCCAGTGGAGATGATAAAGAAGATGGCTCTGAAAGTTCTTGAAACAGATGGAATTCCATTTAGTGAATTATGGCCAGAAAGAAGTTCAAGTATCTTGAGTTCTTTTCCATGCTCTTTAGTACGGTTGAGTCTAAAGGGGTGCAATCTTTCTGATGATGCCTTTTGTAGGGATTTAAGTAGTCTATCCTCGTTGCGAAGACTGAAGTTAGGTGAGAATCCAATTTCCAGTCTGCTAGGtttcatcaaaggtttgaggaGGCTCGATAAACTCTCTTTCAAGGGTTGTGATATGCTGGAATCGCTTGTGGGGTTGCCGAGAGTACACGAAATGATGGATGTACGCGATTGCATATCATTAAAAAAAGTAACGTATCAATCGTTTAGAGGGTTCCAACAAGACGTCTCTCTGATAGGCGACTACAACATAGTTGAGTGGGAGTACTTTTACAAGTTAGAGCCTATTGATAGAGTTGATGTGGAAATGATCAAACTTTTGGGCTTGTGCAACTTGGGATCCATGCCTGCAATTCGAATGAAGAGCGTATTAGATTGCTGCTATTCAGAAGAGGAAAGGTGGAGTCCCGTCCAGGtgcgcctctctctctctctctctctcacacaggtcatatatatatatatataatgggaAATAAATGACTCAGTAATGTTGTGATGATCATGGAAAATGCACAGGGACTGTATCAATATGGTATATTCAGCACATTTTTTGTTGGGAATGAGGTTCCAGGCCGGTTCAACTATAAAAGTACCAAGTCCTCTAGATCTTTTATTGTCCCTTTACTCCTTGCTAGTCACAAAATCCGAGGCTTGAACATCTTTGCTACCTATGCAAATGAGGAGAATTCTAATTataatgatgatgatgttgatgatgatgataaacCTCCAATAATAAGTAACAAGAGCAATGATGATGATCATGATCATGATCATCATGATGCTCCTCCAATAATAATCGAAGTGAGTAACAAGAGTAAGGGTCTGAAGTGGATCTATGTCCCATATTTGTACGGTATtccagaagaaggagaagatatgatatggtTGAGCCATTGGAGGATGGAGAGTGAAACAACATTACAATGTGGAGATGAAGTGCTTGTTTCAGTACTCATGAGACCTGGTAAGTTTCAGCTCAAGGAGGTTGGTGTCGAGCTTGTGCAAGAGCACCAGAATAATATGATGATAAATACCCAACACAACATCAAATCAGATCCTAGTTACCCATTTGTCATCGGTGGAGATTTGTCCATGTATGAGTATATACCAGGAATATACTTCCTCGGTTGCACtaaaaaaattgttgaaaagACTAGTTGCTTGCCGCAGAGATTTTTAAATCGCCTAATCATGGACACTGATGAAGAAGACACAGGTATGCTGTGTCGTTGTATTGCAATGAATTATACTCCATCCAAACACTTCCAAGTATGTCTGTATTCAattcaaaaacataaattttatgttatttgtATGTTTTTTCAGACAAAGAAAAAAGGCAAGAAGATGAACCTAATTACACAATTGCAAGTACGAGGGCTGCCAGTAACAACTGCGGCCTCGGAGGCTGGAAGGTGCTCCTCACAGTTGCCGGCTTATTTTTCACACTTGCTCTAGTAGTTCGGTCCTCCATCTCCCGGAAAAAGAAGCGACTCTAGTCCACGAGCCATCcatgagtttgtaattttacttGATACAGACATATCTTTGGATTCCCTCCTTGTTTTTAAGATGTTTTCTGCTTTCAAAATATCGAAGTTCAAATGTGTTCAACATCATCAAAAATTGCATAAATATAGCATAAAATACATCCAACATTAGCGATACTTAGCAATACCAGGCAAAAATCAGGCAAAAATCAATTCTTTGAACTTGGGGGAAATATTTTGGCACCGGGGAAAGCGAAAACATCCTATCTGCTTATAAATGTCAAATTTACAGGTATTATTTGTCATTTACAACAAAATCATGCTTCTTAATAGACTCGGCTCCCATTGAAAAATTAtgtaaattacataaatatcAGTACAACAGATATTAGATTGACTAatttatcaaataaattaaGAGCAGAAAATTTCTTAGCTTGAGATCTAGGGACCATACAGTTGATTCAGCCTTGCATTGCTACTACACTATGAAAGCTGGCTTCTTCAACCCGAACAAATTATTGAGGTCAGGAAGCATAGGAGAAACAGCCATGGTCTCTGGAGCCATGCAATTTTCTATCTCTGGAGCCATGAAATTTTCTATCTTCTCATAAACATTGTCACTGCTAGCTTGTTCCATTTTTAAAgttacaaaaacacaaaaacttgAACAATAGAAGTTTGGGATCGGTTAGGTTCCAAGCCCGCTATAAGCTGAGCTGAGCAATACAGTGTCATTGACTTCAATGGCTGTAGATACAGATATGTTTGAATGAAATTCTCCTCGTGACTCAAACTTAGTTGCTGAAAGTTGGTTAGACGAGTCCAAATTGTTTGAAAATTATGTTCATCAACACCACATATCCAAAGCAGCAAATTAACGAGGATACCGGACATCACTTAGGACAATACAATCCTTGACAATTTCCAAAAGCCACAGTTTTTATATGCAATCTGATTACATGTGTTTTGAACTACAGGAAATCTTATAGATTGGGTAAACCTTATATCAAATTCAAATGCAATCATTCATATATGAAGTATGAGATGCCCAATAGTTTTACCAAAAGTTGTTGGGTCAATTGTCTCAAAACTTTCTTTTAGAAATTGCTGGTAAAACTCAGAGTCATCCAAAAGTTCAGGGTCACCATCAGCTTGTGCACCAGCATCAAATTGTGTCTTCTATCAGAGTGAAGGAATAAAGGTACTTAACTTGTTCAAATAGAAATATAACTTTTATAACACATTAAAGAGATCATTAAAGCAGACCTTACATCGAAGCGgcaaacaaatcaaaattttaaacataaagaTGCAATTAAAGGTAATGGCGCATGAAGAGTATTGAAACCGTCATAGTTCTCACACACAGGTTGCATGATCTTTTCTTGTAGCAATAAAGGGAACAAATTCATCAAGTCAAACAAATTGTAGACGGCATCCATCCCAAACAATTAATTTGTACCTCATTTGGgagttaaaaacttaaaatagcACATGGAAGAAACGTAAATTCCATGGACATTCGATTCCAATGAATTTACAGATGGGTCCTCAGATTAGTATAGGATTATATAGTTAACCACAATTATATGCAATCAGTACCTCTCCCTTTGCAGTGTTGTACCCCTCAGGAACCTGGACATCCACAACTCATGTTTTAAGTTACTAAATGTAAACTTAAGAAAAACCCATCTTGTTATGATGTTAAAATTATGAAGCAAAAATGAGCATGCACGTGAGAGTTAATATCTTACAGTACCAAATACAGCAACTGCTGATTTCCTCATCTGCATCTGCCTAACCATTCTGCTTGGATCTCTCATATATGAAGCAACTTGTTCACTGATATTCTGAAATTGGAAAAGGAAAAATGTATTCCTGGTGACTATCTGGCACAGCATGGCACAAGTCCTCCATTAGCTCTTCAAGTTTTGGGTTATTCTTTATCAGGGGAAAGCATGGATGTATGGGAAAGTGCCTTGGAGAAGCTAAAAGTTATTCCTAATGGTGAAATCATGAATAAACTAAGAATAAGCTATGACAGTTTACAAGATGACCATGACCAAAAATTATTCCTCCACATTGCTTGTTTCCTAATAAAAAGGGACAAAAACTACATTGTTAAGATACTTGATGGATGTGATTTCTATACAATTGTTGGCATTCAAAATCTCATTGATAGATGCTTGGTGACAATTGATAAATATGGCAAGGTGAATATGCATGACATGATTCGTGACATGGGAAGAGAAATTGTTCGCCTAGAATCAGATGAGCTTGAGAAACGTAGTAGACTATGGCGTCATAAGGATTGTTTCCAAGTATTGAGGGACAAGAATGTAAGAAACATGCCTTTAATGTCTATATATGTATTTCTTCTTATGAAAATTATTCATACTAACGTTTCCGCTTTTTCCTTTAGGGTAAAAAACAAAATCCAAGGTATTGTCCTGAATATGCTTATGCATCCTACACCCAGTCCAATAAATACAAATGAGACAGTCTTGGAAACCAATGCATTTGAAAAGATGCGCAAATTACAGCTACTACATCTTAGTCATGTACGACTGTATGGATGTTATGCAGATTTTCCTACAGGATTAAGATGGTTGTGTTGGCTTCAATTTCCATTGGATTCTAtacctattgattttcctttggGGTGTCTAATTGTTCTTGACATGCAATACAGTAGCTTGAGACAAGTCTGGAAAGGAACAAAAGTATGTTAGTCTATGCATTTCaattcagttttttattttttgaccaatTGCATATGTTAAAATTAACTcctacacattttttttttaaattttacacAGTTTCTTCCATCATTGAAGATCCTTGACGTCAGCCATTCTCATGCCCTCACTGAAATCATGGACTTCTCACTTTGCCCCAGTCTAGAAGAACTAATTCTTGTAGATTGCACAAGCCTGATTAATGTTCATGAATCCATTGGAAACCTGGAGAGGCTTGTGTACTTAAACGTGAAAGATTGCACGAATCTTAGGATGCTTCCGAAGAACATGTGTTTGCTTAAATCACTTGAAACACTCATTTTATCGGGTTGCTTAAATCTTGATGAGTTTCCAAtggagatgatgaagaagataGCTCTGAAAGTTCTTGAAACAGATGGAATTCCATTTAGTGAATTATGGCCAGAAAGAAGTTCAAGTATCTTGAGTTCTTTTCCATGCTCTTTAGTAGGGTTGAGTCTAAAGGGGTGCAATCTTTCTGATGATGCCTTTTGTAGGGATTTAAGTAGTCTATCCTCGTTGCGAGGACTGAAGTTACGTGAGAATCCAATTTCCAGTCTGCCAGGTTTCATCAAGGGTTTGAGGAGGCTCGATAAACTCTCTTTCGAGGGTTGTGATAGGCTCGAATCGCTTGTGGGGTTGCCGAGAGTACACAAAAAGATGGATGTATCCGATTGCATATCATTGAAAAAGGTAACATATCAATCGTTTAGAGGGTTCCAACTAAATGCCTTTGGGAGAGACAACTACAACGTAGTTGAGTGGGAGTACCATTACAAGTTAGAGCCTATTGATAGAGTTGATGCAGAAATGATCAAACTTTTGGGCTTGTTCAACTTGGGATCCATGCCTGCAATTCGAATGAACAGCCCAATGGGTTGCTTTCATTCTGAAGAGGATAGGTGGAGTCCCGTCCAGGtgcgcctctctctctctctctctctctctctctcccctctccctttctctcatAAGTCAAATATATAATGGGAAATAAATGACTCAGTAATGTTGTGATGATCATGGAAAATGCATAGGGACTGTATCAATTTGGTATATTCAGCACATTTTTTGTTGGGAATGAGGTTCCAGGCCAATTCAGCTATAAAAGTACCAAGTCCTCCATATCTTTTATTGTCCCTTTACTCCCTGCTAGTCACAAAATCCGAGGCTTGAACATCTCTGCTACCTATGCAAATGAGGAGAATTCTAATTatattgatgatgatgatgatgatgatgattataAACCTCCAATAATAATCAAAGTGAGTAACAAGAGCAAGGGTCTGAAGTGGATCTATGTCCCATATTTGTCCGGTATTCCAGAAGAgggagaagatatgatatggtTGAGCCATTGGAGGATGGAGAGTGAAACAACATTACAATGTGGAGATGAAGTGCTTGTTTTAGTACTCATGAGACCTGGTAAGTTTCAGCTCAAGGAGGTTGGTGTCGAGCTTGTGCAAGAGCACCAGAATAATATGATGATAAATACCCAACACAACATCAAATCAGATCCTAGTTACCCATTTGTCATCGGTGGAGATTTGTCCATGTATGAGTATATACCAGGAATATACTTCCTCGGTTGCACtaaaaaaattgttgaaaagACTAGTTGCTTGCCGCAGAGATTTTTAAATCGCCTAATCATGGACACTGATGAAGAAGACACAGGTATGCTGTGTCGTTGTATTGCAATGAATTATACTCCATCCAAACACTTCCAAGTATGTCTGTATTCAattcaaaaacataaattttatgttatttgtATGTTTTTTCAGACAAAGAAAAAGGGCAAGAAGATGAACCTAATTACACAATTGCAAGTACGAGGGCTGCCAGTAACAACTGCGGCCTCGGAGGCTGGAAGGTGCTCCTCACAGCTGCCGGCTTATTTTTCACACTTGCTCTAGTAGTTCGGTCCTCCATCTCCCGGAAAAAGCAGCGACGCTAGTCCACAAGCCATCcatgagtttgtaattttacttGATACAGACATATCTTTGGATTCCCTCCTTGTTTTTAAGATGTTTTCTGCTTTCAAAATATCGAAGTTCAAATGTGTTCAACATCATAAAAAATTGCATGAATATAGCATAAAATACATCCAACATTAGCGATACTTAGCAATACCAGGCAAAAATCAAGCAAAAATCAGTTCTTTGAACTTGGGGGAAATATTTTGGCACCGGGGAAAGCGAAAACATCCTATCTGCTTATAAATGTCAAATTTACAGGTATTATTTGTCATTTACAACAAAATCATGCTTCTTAAAAGACTCGGCTCCCATTGAAAAATTATGTAAAGTACATAAATATCAGTACAACAGATATTAGATAGACTAatttatcaaataaattaaGAGCAGAAAATTTCTTAGCTTGAGATCTGGGGACCATACAGTTGATTCAGCCTTGCATTACTACACTATGAAAGCTGGCTTCTTCAACACGAACAAATTATTGAGGTCAGGAAGCATAGGAGAAACAGCCATGGTCTCTGGAGCCATGAAATTTTCTATCTTCTCATAAACATTGTCACTGCTAGCTTGTTCCATTTTTAAAgttacaaaaacacaaaaacttgAACAATAGAAGTTAGGGTTCGATTCGGTTCCAAGCCCGCTATAAGCTGAGCTGAGCAATACAATCCTTCACAAATTAACGAGGATACCAGACATCACTTAGGACAATACAATCCTTCATGACTCAAACTTAGTTACTGAAAGTTGGTTAGACGAGTCCAAATTGTTTGAAAATCATGTTCATCAACTCCACATATGCAAAGCAGCAAATTAACGAGGATACCAGACATCACTTAGGACAATACAATCCTTCACAATCTCCAAATGCCACAGTTTTTATATGCAATCTGATTACATGTGTTTTGAACTACAGGAAATCTTATAGATTGGGTAAACCGTATATCAAATTCAAATGCAATCATTCATATATGAAGTATGAGATGCCCAATAGTTTTACCAAAAGTTGCTGGGTCAATTGTCTCAAAACTTTCTTTTAGAAATTGCTGGTAAAACTCAGAGTCATCCAAAAGTTCGGGGTCACCATCAGCTTGTGCACCAGCATCAGATTGTGTCTCCTATCAGAGTAAGGAATAAAAGTACTTAACTTGTTCAAATAGAAATATAACTTTTATAACACATCAAAGAGATTATTAAAGCAGACCTTACAGGCTGCACATCGAAGCGGCAAacgaatcaaaattttaaacataaagaTGCAATTAAAGGTAATGGCGCATGAAGAGTATTGAAACCGTCACAGTCCTCACACACAGGTTGCATGATCTTTTCTTGTAGCAATAAAAGGAACAAATACATCAAGTCACATTGGGCCATCCAAAAAGAACAATGATGTAAAGTACCAAACACCACAAACAACCCAAATTTGTTCAAACGTAGTATCAAACTAATTATAGACTGCATCCATCCCAAACAATTAATTTGTACCTCATTTGGGAGTTAAAAACTTACAACAGCACATGGAAAAAACGTAAATTCCATGGACATTCGATTCCAATGAACTTACATGCAATCAGTATAGGATTATAGTTGACCACAATTACATGCAATCAGTACCTCTCCCTTTGCAGAGTTGTACCCCTCAGGAACCTGCACATCCACAACTTATGTTTAAGTTAATGTACAAAACTTAAGAAAGCCCCATCTTGTTATGATGTTAAAATTATGAAGCAAAAATGAGCATGCACGTGACAGTCAATATCTTACAGGTACCAAATACAGCAACTGCTGATTTCCTCATCTGCATCTGCCTAACCATTCTGCTTGGATCTCTCATATATGAAGCAACTTGTTCGCTAATATTCAGCGATTGGGAAAGGAAAAATGTATTC includes:
- the LOC126632664 gene encoding disease resistance protein RUN1-like isoform X2; the encoded protein is MALVRTSPGTSSDSNTFRGYRYDVFLSFRGEDTRKTFTDHLYTALNNAGFLTFRDDDELERGEDIKPGLQKAIQLSRASVVVFSKDYASSGWCLDELVLILEHKRTTSDHVVLPVFYDVDPSHLRKQMASVGKAFARHERTQSSKRVKGWREAVAEVADLAGMVLQNQDDGYESKFIKKIVKVIGGKLSRTSLSVEPKLIGIKSQVKDINLWLQNGSSDVGILVVYGMSGIGKTTIAKHVYNSNFTSFEGSSFIENIKERADRPNGLVQIQMQLLSNILIGREVKIQTVSEGIIKIESAISSRKVLLVLDDVDHMDQLDAVLKMKDRFYPGSKILITTRRERLLRAHQVIKVYKVETLNYNESLELFSWHAFGQDRPTEDYMKHSKMVVQHCGGLPLALQVLGSSLSGESMGVWESALEKLNVIPNGEIMNKLRVSYDSLQDDHDRKLFLHIACFLIKRNKNYIVKILDGCDFYTIVGIQNLIDRCLVTIDKYGKVNMHDMIRDMGREIVRLESEEPEKRSRLWHHKDSFQVLRDKNGTKKIQGIVLNMLMHPTPSPINTNETVLETNAFEKMRKLQLLHLSHVRLYGCYADFPTGLRWLCWLQFPLDSIPIDFPLGCLIVLDMQYSSLRQVWKGTKFLPSLKILDVSHSHALTEIMDFSLCPSLEELILVDCTSLINVHESIGNLERLVYLNVKDCTNLRMLPKNMCLLKSLETLILSGCLNLDEFPMEMMKKIALKVLETDGIPFSELWPERSSSILSSFPCSLVGLSLKGCNLSDDAFCRDLSSLSSLRGLKLRENPISSLPGFIKGLRRLDKLSFEGCDRLESLVGLPRVHKKMDVSDCISLKKVTYQSFRGFQLNAFGRDNYNVVEWEYHYKLEPIDRVDAEMIKLLGLFNLGSMPAIRMNSPMGCFHSEEDRWSPVQGLYQFGIFSTFFVGNEVPGQFSYKSTKSSISFIVPLLPASHKIRGLNISATYANEENSNYIDDDDDDDDYKPPIIIKVSNKSKGLKWIYVPYLSGIPEEGEDMIWLSHWRMESETTLQCGDEVLVLVLMRPGKFQLKEVGVELVQEHQNNMMINTQHNIKSDPSYPFVIGGDLSMYEYIPGIYFLGCTKKIVEKTSCLPQRFLNRLIMDTDEEDTDKEKGQEDEPNYTIASTRAASNNCGLGGWKVLLTAAGLFFTLALVVRSSISRKKQRR